The Hevea brasiliensis isolate MT/VB/25A 57/8 chromosome 9, ASM3005281v1, whole genome shotgun sequence nucleotide sequence catatttaaacactttaaatataaatttaacttatactatacttccaataacctagatttggtttcaagtcatgctagggactttgcaatcttattgcaaatcaaacctatttaattaattaattaaactctttaattaatcaattaaatcacattttacttggtgattaacttgtgtatgtgtgtgactcactaggctcatcactaattggcaatgagatatgatattaaatcttaatattatcagaaccctttcttaccataaatgatttctctaaatcattttagacatctcatagaccatggttgatacctagcatagcgtgccatggccacccaatcaataacaaggaataccttaaatgaacctttaatcatattaccatgcactagaatctctctgttacaaaatcccaattcgtgatggagtcatggtttatgtcaaaccccatttgcaatgaatattatgttctcttttaattccaattcttgattaattagattttcttgttagaaactcttttctgactaaatatgTCTGTCCtaggcaggaacttgaaacatcaagaacaattaaatgaacataggattttatccctatttacttagggtaacaaattccatcttgatcaacacctatctctatatataactagtaggagctaacacatgcccatacacccatacacagtacaattatgagagcagtatcaaactcaaaccacctatatataagataattgtgttatctcaggtctaaagattatatgcactaatatgatatatgacaatgcattgacaagagtaaactccatgtgcttgtcatatgcgtcactggcttgacctatttatcatgtataagtgcctatcatgtttgttatatggcatgagactcaccattctatcttatttatatctcatataaataccttgggaacaaacatgaatataatctttttggataagtcatgtcctgtgtgaagtatcctcgattgtgaaccaatttttgatactttgtgctagaaataatgtcactcatattcttaacaacataagaatagaatttctaacaaaatatcaatgggccttttctattacatataaatatattatgtaaatggaaaagtaaaattgccttttattaataaaatatgtacaagatacatactaaataatatgctctaggacatactactaacaatctcccactagcaccagacccatttattacaatatcttatacccatcttctcaagatgtcggtctaactgagcttgtgacataggcttagtgcatggatcagctggattttgagCTGATGCCATTTTCTGCAtcactacatcgcctcgtccaactatctctcggataatgtgatagcgcctttctatatgtttggatttctagtgagaccagggttccttagcctgtatggccgctccattgttgtcacagtagaaaggaactactgactcaatggaagaaactacagcaagtttctgtcacgaacttttttatccaaacagtctcttttgcagcatcatatgcagcaatatactcagtctcTGTAGCGGAatcagcagtcatactctgtttggaactcttctaactgactgcacctccattacaaatgaacacaaacctagaggcaaactttctatcatcgatatctgattggaaatcagaatcagtataaccatccaattgcaagtcaccacctccataaatcaagaataaatccttagttcttctcaagtacttaagaatatttttgacagctatacagtgttccaaacctgaattggattgaaacctgctagtcaaactaatagcatatgcgatatctggcctagtacacatcattgcatacatcaaactttcaatagccaaagcatatggaatcctggccattttatatcTTTCTTTAAGTGTCTTTGgatatatctctttagaaagatggataccatgtctcactggtaacaatcctctcttggaatcaagtatgttaaacctctttaacaccttttccaagtatagactttgggataaaccaattattttttctctctatctctatagatgcgaattccaagaatataggttacctcccctaagtctttcatggagaatgtatttgacaaccatacctttataactgtcaacatacctatgtcattacctatcaacataaTATCATccgcatataagacaaggaaaatgatagcactatcactaaccttcttatatacacatggtttatccacattttttataaaaccaaatgacttaatggcttcatcaaaacgaatgttccaactcctcgaagcttgttttaacccatatatggatcgctttagcttgcataccttggaaccatcttgggattcaaaacccttaggttgttccttgaaaatattttcttcaatgtatccattgagaaaatctattttgacatccatctgccaaatctcataatcatagtaggcagctattgctaatagaatcttaattgatttaagcatggcaacaggcaaaaaagtctcctcatagtcgattccttacctttagcgaaaccctttcgctactagctttgctttataagtctctacctttccatcagaaccaattttcttcttaaaaacccatttattccttatgggtacaatacctttagatgggtcaataaggtcccaaacttgattcttatacatggaatcaatttcggatttcatagcttcaatgcattttaaagagtctatatctgatatagcttcttcataggtaagtggatcatctccatgatctacttcttcatgagtaaacaactcttgttcatcttcatgaagaaaaccatatctcactggtgggtgagatatcctggttgatctgcgaggaattactgtaaatgtttcatcaataggtgtagcttgactagatggatctatatccatttaatctgttggttggtcagaattctctaattctaactctatttgccttcctttgcctccttcttgaataaaatattgttcaagaaatgtggcatctctacttaccataacattttatgatgtaggcaaataaaaataatatccaaaactctcttttggatatccaacaaatcgaccttttctgatatggtttccaatttatcagtgttcagctttttgatataagttggacaacccaaatcttaacatgcttaagactcgattttcttccatgccatatctcataaggtgtggaagaaactgattttgatggaatcctattcagaatatgaaaagctgattctaatgcaaatccccataaagagattggcatatcagtatagctcatcatactacgtaccatatctaatagggtatgatttcttctttcaaatacaccatttagctatggcattcctagaggagtcagttaggaaacaatgccatgctctttcaagtattcatcaaattcactacttaagtattcaccttcatgatctgatcgaagagttttaataccttttcctgtttgattttctacttcaaatttaaattctttgaattttttaaaggattcatgtttgtatttcatcaaatacaaatacccaaaccttgatttatcatcagtaaaggtaataaagtaataaaaaccgcctctagccatttccttaaatgggccacatacatcactatgtattagctccaaaatattttcagctcttagtccttgtccaacaaagggtgatctagccatttttccttgaagacaggattcacaagttggagtaggttcaaaacccaatgaggataaaatccccattttctctagttttgcaatcctatcttctgtaacataacCTAATTTTAAGTGCCAAATCtattttgaagttgagttgattttcatcatggcattacattcctttagattgcttgcattcaatttgtgtttatcattattatccaaataataaagaccgtcatgcatataacccgagccaacatatttatttccaaaataaatattgcaaacatcatctgtgagctgaaattcataaccatttctagtcaaactagatatagaaatgatgtacttaaaagcatcaggtacatacaaaatattattcaaatacaaaacatgtccacacatataaaaagatttatatcctatggttaaagcttcaacagttgagccatcgctaatctagagtctaacatctctagcatgcaagctgctactgtttgctagttcctgcatatcataagaaatgtgagaactggcaccagtatctaaaacccaagctatagatgaactatgagcatcatcagcatctaaataacaagatatagatataccttctaaaggtgtatccttcttatccttcagagaagcaagatactctgggcagttccttttctaattcccatccttctggcagtggaaacactttcctttgcctccattagctttggtcttccctttctgtttggctatcttcttggaagttcctcaaacttgaggtttcttattcttattgcccttcttcattTTGGACTTTCTAAcataagaagaagatgcaatcaaagccaccttttttcctttattgctcggcatattcttttgggcaataaccaatatgttaagtaaaccagccaaggtatattcctgcttagtcatatgaaaatttatcataaaattcccaaatgactcgagtagggactgaaggatcaaatccatctgtagttggaaatccatgtgaaagtcaagatgttccagctactcaataagccgaatcatcttgtggacatgatctcctacattctgttcctcagatatcctcatgtggaatagctatatagatatctcatacttagcattcctgctatgcttaccatataactcttgcaggtgaaggaggatctcacttgcattttgcatgttctcatgctgcttctataactcattactcatagaagcaagcatgtaacatttagctcttatcatgttcctcttgagtggcctctggaggtaaaggaccaagaacctttgagtctagaacatatccaatatgttctaagttcaggacaagttttaaatttcttagccaatcagaaagattaagtcccatcaacctattacgatcaagtatgctcgcaagtatattggatggtggtgattgttgtgtgctcattattattagaagaataactgcagaaaataactagattaattagtaaatgtatcaagtaattaatcaaaattattatggtcttttaatcaaattagtcctcccactgaCTTGGTaaatcttacacttccaaagtaggaaagggaaatcctagttggatggatttctagtgggtgattgaattcttatagtcttattgatcatcctcaagcacatccattattggaattacaataaactataagtgagcaactccttgcccatcatattcatgtgagattcaatcatttatctagcccctaatgctcaaaatctcaggcacatccattatttatttatcttgcattagttaatttgatcccattgagccagtaaacatgtaaataattttaatgtcctcaggcagaTCCATTATTGAccatcaacttatttacatatttacaacatctcatgcttaacaattatctttaagaaaatctcttaaattaaatgcatcacatgcaagtatttaaaatttattaaaataattgcctcaatggagggcccatgatataattactttaattataccatttctaacttaatcatttgtttggaagatttagtggtcggcttaattactattatggtctcactttacacattatccaattagcatgcatatatcatatacttgcatacattccaatACATTTCATACAtatatggataaacaataaatatggtatgatcatggactttcgaagggattcaattctgagccaccaagaattgaattagggcattcctaggtgtatttcattcattcattttacaagagttgctgaaggagtgcataattaatacttgatcttgattttctcccactggtcccaccaatcctcttgacctccttgatcttattgcaatccaattacattgtaatcattggcataccaaggtgaatttacaagatcatggactttaaagtcctcaaataaatgaaattacaacccaaaattattaaaacacttataatacatgccaccaaaaatgaaattaattattttacatcccaaagaaaaataaaaaaaataaattcaatcacattggtcttttattgtccatgatcatccatcatacatattaccatttaacaattaaataaaatatacatactaaaattaaattgaatatctcatattcaactaaaaaattcagatttgaatctcattcaaataaatttaaaaattcatatttgaatctcattcaaacaaatttaaatttagaaacttttttcaaatttaataccttgaaaaaaaaattttaaaattttaattgtgtgattaaaattcttaattaaacaatttaattaagcatgggccTAAAAACATACAACAATTATATATTGAAGcccaacaaccatgcgcaccaagaGGGAAGCCtaacaaccatgcacaccatgaggTACACAACCATGCCGCCACCTCTTGGTGAATCcaaacagctttagatcaattccatcacacaattaaacctcataaataatcttaatggcaaatatagtggctctgataccaattgaaggagcggaagcatgttgattagttcattagagcattgaatttcaaaatttttcttctagagtttcatgcatcatgccatatctcttatgtgcctaattaatttcaatgcttaattgcatattaaaacacttttaatatgtattaggatctatgttttccattcaagattgcgaattaacaaattaattcatttagagcatatcatttagtatgtatcttatacatattttattaataaaaggcaatttcactttttcatttacataatgtatttatatataatagaaaaggtccattgatattttgttagaaattctattcttaagttgttaagaatatgagtgacagtatttctagcacaaagtatcataaattggttcacaatcgaggatacttcacaaaggacatgacttatccagaaagattgtattcatgtttgctcccaaggtatttatatgagatataaataagatggaatggtgagtctcatgccatataataaacatgatcgacacttatacatgataagtaggctgaaccagtgacgcatatgataagcacatggagtttactcttgtcaatgcattgtcatatatcatatcagtgcatataatctttagacctgaaataaaacagttatcttgtatataggtggtttgagtttgatactactttcatacttgtactgtgtatgggtatatgggcatgtgttggctcctactagttatatatggagataggtgttgatcaagatggaatctgttttcctaagtaaatagggataaaatcctatgctcatttaattgttcttgatgtttcaagttcctagccaggatagatagatttggtcagaaaagagtttctaacaagaaaatctaattaatcaagaactggaattaaaagagaacataatattcatagcaaatggggtttgacgtaaaccatgactccagctcaaattgagattttataatagagagattctagtgcatggtaacgtatgactaaaggttcatttaaggtattccttgttactgattgggtggccatgacacgctatgctaggtgtcaaccatggtctatgagatgcctaaaatgatttagaaaaatcatttatggtaagaaatagttctaatgatattaagagttaatatcatatctcattgccaattagtgatgagcctagtgagtcacacacatacacaagttaatcaccaagtaaaatgtgatttaattgattaattaaggagtttaattgattaattaaataggtttggtttgcaataagactgcaaagtccctagcataacttgaaatcaaatctaggttattggatatatagtataaattaaatttatatttaaagtgtttaaatatgaatttaattgtgagaaattagttaatagagattaattaattaatttatatttgatataaattgatttgaagaggagaaataatgattttgggttgagaactcaaaattacaacataagggtaatttggtcaattcacatggtgacatgtggcactatgagatggtgacatgtagcaccatgagatgatgacacatggcatcatataagcttgccatttgtcttcctatcatgtaagatgatcaaagtcaagattaagtctagctttgacacttggcttaatgtgattgagttgattaaaaataagatgcaatgaggtggtgacatgtggcataaggtttaagtgacttaatgacctaattgtaaaagagaaaagaaagaagaacaaaacataacattctctcttcctcaaggtggtggcacacctctctccctctcctcttcatcttgtctcatcaattcaaagagaattgcccaaaaacctttgaattaaaattgctagaaattgtttctagtgtcctatgcatacatactacctctctaaaggcaaaaacccaatttataattggttggcaaaggcttgagaagcaaatttggggctgcccattggtgatcttggtgtggacaagctagagggacaacacttggggtcctaggtgcttcctaaaggtgccaattacattcGTAGTGCATCGAAGAGGTTAGTgttctaactcctcttttaaaactagggtttaaatgaattaatttgttaattcataatcttgaatggaaaacataaatcctaatacatattaaaagtgttttaatatgcaattaggcattgaaattaattaggcacataggagacatggcatgatgcatgaaatcctagaggaaaaattttaaaattcaatgctctaatgaactaatcaacatgcttctgctctttcaattggtatcagagccactatatttgcctttAAGATTATTTATGAGggttaattgtgtgattgaattatactgtcaatcatattcttaaaaacttaagaatagaatttccaacaaaatataaatggaccttttctattacacataaatacattgtgtaaacaaaaaagtgaaattgtcttttattaataaaatatgtatgagatacatactaaatgatatactctagggcatactactaacacattatGCATCTCATTATCCTAATAAGAGGGTGATGGTGATGAGGCCGAATGGGGAGACCCAATCAAAAGATGATGATGCTGATGATGATGATGTTAGTGAGAGTATACCTCCTTTGGAGGAAGCTAGTGATGTAGAGCATGTCGTGGGAGGTAATATTCTGGTGGTTAGGCATGCACTAAGTGCACAAGCAAAGGAACAAGAGGGAGATGCACTACAAAGGGAAAATATTTTCCACACTAGATGCTTGCTGAATGTTAAAACTTATAGCATGATTGTACATAGTGGTAGTTAAGTGAATGTTGCCAGCACACTCATGGTTAAGAAGCTTAGCTTGCGCACCATCAAGCATCCTAGACCATGTAAGCTGCAATGGCTGAATGAATGTGGGGAAATTAAGGTGAACAAGCAAATGATGTTTGCTATTTCTATTGGAAGGTATAAGGATGAGGTGTTGTGTGATGTGGTACCAATGCATGCTGGATATATTTTGCTAGGGAGACGAAGGCAATATCATAGGAAGGTAGTGCATGATGGCTTTAAGAATAGGTACTCCCTTGATCATTATGGCCGAAGGGTTACTTTAGCAGCATTATCACTTGCACAAGCTTTTGAAGATCCATTAAGGATAAAACAGACCATGAATGAGCAACAACAAAGAGAGGCCAAGCTAAGAGTGcaaaaggagaaagagagaaaagaaagagaggaaaaagaaagagaggaaaagaaagaaggaaaaatgaGGGAGAGAAGGAAAAGAGAGAAAATTCGAAAAGAGTGAAACCAAAAGGAAAAAGCTCGAGGCAAAAGGAGAGTTGTGAGAAGAGTGGAGAGAATAAGGTCAATTTGCTAGCAAAAGCCAAGGATGTGAGGACTATATATTTTTCCAGTATGCCAATAGCTTTGCTAATTTGTAAGGGAGCTTACACCAATGTTTCTATCCTTGACCCTTCAATTCCTAGTTGTGCTTTGCCCTTATTGCAAGAGTTTGAGGATGTCTTCCCTAAAGAAATACCTAGTGGGctacctgttagtagtatgccctagagtatatcattttgtatgtatcttgtatatattttattaataaaaaaaggcaatttcactttttcatttacataatatatttatttataatagaaaagatccattgatattttgttagaaattctattcttaagttattaagaatatgagtgagaatatttcttgcacaaagtatcataaattggttcacaatcgaggatacttcacaaaggacatgacttatccagaaggattgtaatcatgtttgttcccaaggtatttatatgagatataaataagatggagtagtgagtctcatgccacataacaaacatgataggcacttatacatgataagtaggccgaaccagtggcgcttatgacaagcacatagagtttactcttgtcaatgcatggtcatatatcatattagtgcatataatctttagacctgagataacacagttatcttgtatataggtggtttgagtttgatactgcttccatacttgtactgtgtatgggtatatgggcatgtgttggctcctactagttatatatagagataggtgttcatcaagatgggat carries:
- the LOC131182913 gene encoding uncharacterized protein LOC131182913 → MVKKLSLRTIKHPRPCKLQWLNECGEIKVNKQMMFAISIGRYKDEVLCDVVPMHAGYILLGRRRQYHRKVVHDGFKNRYSLDHYGRRVTLAALSLAQAFEDPLRIKQTMNEQQQREAKLRGAYTNVSILDPSIPSCALPLLQEFEDVFPKEIPSGLPVSSMP